Proteins co-encoded in one Cytophaga hutchinsonii ATCC 33406 genomic window:
- a CDS encoding DUF3592 domain-containing protein has translation MCHGSIEQAKIIAKAIIIIIAIIGLGLGIVSISETIMFKKYQKNGIITNGEIIHISINSNESSDLVLSEIKYISNAGEEFFIKDNTNGNYRIGDSIKIIYLDDTPEKAKVYSNSILNIAYLYLFMIACLSIATLLVFNFKKTVIILHKYFGAPV, from the coding sequence ATGTGTCATGGAAGTATTGAACAAGCAAAAATTATAGCTAAAGCTATAATAATAATAATTGCAATAATAGGTTTGGGCTTGGGAATAGTTTCTATTTCCGAAACTATTATGTTTAAAAAGTATCAAAAAAATGGTATCATAACAAACGGAGAAATAATTCATATTTCAATTAATTCAAATGAGTCAAGTGATCTTGTTTTGAGTGAAATAAAATATATTTCTAATGCAGGAGAGGAGTTTTTTATAAAAGATAATACAAATGGTAATTATCGTATTGGAGATAGCATAAAAATAATTTATTTAGATGATACCCCTGAAAAAGCAAAAGTATACTCTAATTCAATTTTAAATATTGCTTACCTCTATTTGTTTATGATTGCTTGCCTAAGCATAGCAACACTACTGGTTTTCAATTTTAAAAAAACTGTTATTATACTGCATAAGTATTTTGGCGCACCAGTTTAA
- a CDS encoding transposase → MQIGEVYFWTSTIKDWKNLLHQDKYKLLIIHCLKELVDRKMIKVYAFVIMPNHIHIVWEMLDQNGKEMPHASFNKKTAHEIVKDLKFNHPLVLPFFKVNEKEREYRIWQRDPLAIEMDSKKKAEQKIDYIHKNPLHERWNLAASPEEYYWSSAMYYQTGEDKFGFLTHYMERF, encoded by the coding sequence ATGCAAATCGGAGAAGTTTATTTTTGGACAAGCACCATAAAAGACTGGAAGAATCTACTCCATCAAGATAAATACAAATTACTCATCATACATTGTCTTAAAGAGTTAGTAGATAGAAAAATGATAAAGGTCTACGCATTTGTTATCATGCCCAATCATATACACATTGTTTGGGAAATGCTTGATCAAAATGGAAAAGAAATGCCACACGCATCTTTCAATAAAAAAACAGCACATGAAATTGTTAAAGACTTAAAATTTAATCATCCTCTTGTATTACCTTTTTTCAAAGTCAATGAAAAAGAGCGCGAATACAGAATCTGGCAACGTGATCCGCTTGCTATTGAAATGGATAGCAAAAAGAAAGCGGAGCAAAAAATAGACTATATCCATAAAAATCCTTTGCACGAACGTTGGAATTTAGCTGCTTCACCGGAGGAGTATTATTGGTCGTCGGCAATGTATTATCAAACGGGGGAAGATAAGTTTGGATTTTTGACACATTATATGGAGCGGTTCTGA